GGTCAAGGACAGACGGGTTCTCGATAATCCTCGTAATGGCTTTTTCACCCAGTGTATCAACAATTTTCTCTGCTGTTTTCTTCCCGATTCCTTTGAAAAGATCGCCGGAAAGGTAGCTGATAATCCCTTGCTTTGACTGCGGCAGGTCTTTACGGAAATGAGTCGCATGGAATTGTGCACCGAACTTAGGGTGTTCTTTTACCTCACCAAAGAAAATATAAGTCTCCTGCTCATGAATCCGGGGGAAATACCCTGTAATGACTGCTTCCTTATCTTCGTACTGCTCATTTGTTTCCTCAACCCTGATCCTCAGGACTGTGTATAGATTCTGTTCATTATGAAAAATAGTAACAAGATGCTTCCCTTTCATGAACTTGCCTTGTTCTGAAAACAAATCAAGCGAGTCCTGTTTGTTCAACGTACTTCCCCCTTTCCGCCGATCCAATTTGATTAAGGCTGTATTCGCATTGAGCAACAAACATTACGAAAAGAGCTTTAATTAATAATGTCTTGTCCCTCAATCAATTTCTTGCCGTGGCCTGCAAGCAAGTGGTCTGGCTGGATTTCCAATGCACGATTGAACATCTCGAGTGCCTTTTCACCATTTTCTTTGTAGCCATAAGCTACACCAAGATTATAGAGGGCGTCTGCGTGCTGTGGGTCCATCGATATTGCCAGATCAAACGCATTAATCGCTTCGTCGATAAAACCTTCCCTTGCAAGACAAAGTCCATATTGGAAATGGGCTTCGCCATCATTTTCGAGAAGCTCTGTACTGCGCTGTAAGTATGGCAGAGCAAGCTTGTTGCTGCCCATATGCACGAGGGTCATACCCAGCATGAAAAAATTGTCTCCATTGTCCAGCCCTTTTTTCATGGCCAGCTCAAACATTTTTCTGGCATCCTCGAAATTTTGGTTATCATAATACACGCTGCCTTTGCTGTAATAGGCTGCTGTGGCATTTTCATCAAGACTGATCGCTTTATCGTAAAAGTTCATTGCTCTTTCGGTATCACCCACTGCTGTGAGGACGTTTCCAAAATTTATGTATGCAACCGGGTCTCCTGGCTGAGCATCAATCGCTTCCGTGAATGCCTTGGCAGCCTCTTCCCATTTGCCTTCTTTCATATACTGAATTCCTGTCTGATTTTTATCCATTTCTAACACTCCATTCTCCATGAAAGTATACCATAATACGGGATGATTTAGACTCTTTTCGCGGTAACACCTGAACTCTAGATTTCTATATTCCGCAGAAAAAAAACATAAGAGCCTAAGCCAAAACAATCCCCGGCGAAGCTGGCCCGCCGGGGATTTTATCAGGATTAACCGACATATGTCAGTTTGTCTCCATTCTTGAAAATTTCATCAATTGTACCTCCGCCAAGACATTCTTCCCCATCGTAGAAAACGACAGCCTGTCCAGGAGTCACGGCACGTATTGATTCTTTGAACAGGACTCTCGCAGTCCCATCATCCTGCAGCTCGACCGTTACAGCATTATCAGGCTGGCGGTAGCGGAATTTTGCTGTACATTCGAACGTCTTCGGCTTCTCCTTGTCAGATACAAAACTGACATTAACTGCCGTGATGCTGTCTGAATAAAGCAGTTCGTTGTGGAAGCCTTGTTCAACAAGCAAGACATTGCGCACAAGGTCTTTCCCGACAACAAACCAAGGTTCACCTGAACCACCAATGCCAAGGCCCTGGCGCTGGCCGATCGTATAATACATCAGACCGTCATGCTTTCCTTTTACCTCGCCGTTCATCGTCTCCATATTTCCCGGCTGGGCAGGAAGGTAATTTCCAAGGAACTCTTTGAAATTCCTTTCACCTATGAAGCAGATGCCGGTGCTGTCTTTTTTAGTTGCTGTGGCAAGATTCGCTTCTTTTGCAAGTTCCCTGACACGGGATTTTTCCAGATTTCCGATTGGGAACAACACTTTTTCTATCTGGTCCTGACTCAATTGGTTCAAGAAATAAGTCTGGTCCTTATTTTCATCCAGCCCACGAAGCATTTTGCGTTCCCCGTCGCGATCTTCCACTCGTGCATAATGACCTGTCGCCAGGTAATCTGCGCCCAGGTTCATTGCATGCTCAAGGAATGCTTTGAATTTAATTTCCTTGTTGCACATGACATCCGGGTTAGGAGTCCTGCCTGCTTTATATTCATCAAGGAAATAAGTGAAAACCTTATCCCAATATTGTTTCTCAAAATTAACCGCATAATATGGAATGCCGATCTGGTTGCAGACGCGGATCACATCCTCGTAATCCTCGGTAGCCGTGCAGACTCCGTTTTCATCCGTGTCGTCCCAGTTTTTCATGAAGATGCCGATCACATCATATCCCTGCTCCTTCAAAATGAGCGCAGCTACTGATGAATCAACACCACCGGACATTCCTACCACCACTCTTGTATCCTTAGGTGATTTTTCCATTATGCTTCACCTCTTTTCTCTTCCTATAAAACTTATTCTTCCCTTAAACCTGGCTATTTTTCGCAAGCCTGCGGACAATTTTCGCCGTGTCCTCTGCTGCTTTTTCAATCTGTTCTCTTGTATTGTGCAAACCGAAGCTGAATCGGATAGAATTTGTCAGCTTATCATCTTCTTTTCCGAACATCGCTACAAGAACATGCGATGGATCGATTGAACCCGCAGTACACGCTGAACCGCTTGAAGCAGCTATACCAGATAGGTCAAGATTGACAAGCATCGCTTCGACATTCGTGCCCGGAAAGCTTAAGTTTAAAATATGAGGGAGTGATTTATCAAGCAATCCGTTCAGCTGGAAAGAAATTCCGCTTATTTGAAGTTTATCGATGAACAAATTCCTTAAATCATTATAGAAGCTTCGTTTTGTTTCCAGCTCCTGTTGGGATAGCTGAACTGCTTTGCGAAACCCGGCGATCGCTGCGACATTCTCTGTGCCGGCACGGCGTTTTCTTTCTTGTTCACCGCCGAAAAGCTGACGCGCCAGCTTGATTCCATCACGGATAAAAAGAAAACCTATCCCCTTGGGGCCATTGATTTTATGGGCTGAAACAGAAAGCAAATCGATCTTGAGTTCATCGACATCCAGTTTTTCAATTCCATATGCCTGGACTGCATCCGTATGGAAAACAGCTTGATGGCCAGATAATTTTTCACCAATCTCTTGTATTGGTTGGATTGTGCCTATCTCGTTGTTTCCGTACATTATTGTTACAAGGATCGTATCATCACGTAATGCCTCTTCGAATGATTCCATAGATATCTGGCCATGTTCATCCACCGGCAGATATGTGACCTCAAACCCTCGTCTCTCCAATTCCTCACAGCTGTGCAGGACAGCATGGTGTTCAATCTGAGTCGTGATGATATGCTGCCCCTTGGTGCGATTATTTTCGGCATAACCGATAATTGCCAGATTATCTGCTTCTGTGCCGCCGCTTGTAAAAATGATGTTGTTTCCCTTCGTTCCTATGCTCTTTGCCAGTACATCGCGAGTATTATCGAGGATTTTCCTAGCCTCACGACCGAAATGATGGATGCTTGAAGGGTTGCCGAATTCCGCTTCCATTACTTTGACCATTTCAGCGAGGACTTCCGGATGCATTGGTGTAGTTGCTGCATGGTCCAAATAGATTCTTTCCAAAGTCTTACCCTCTCTTCAGAAGATTTTTTGAATTGGCTCTGTAAAATTTGGCTGTTGATTTCCGTTCCAGGCGCTTCGCTTTCCGCGGGAAGTCGGAGAGCCTCCTCGGCGCTTTAAGCGCCTGCGGGGTCTCCCCATGACTTTCTCATCCCGCAGGACATTGATTGAGCTTCCTCGAACCTGCCCACGCACGATGGAAATGCGTTAGCATTTTCGGAGGAGTCTTCGCGCCTTACACTACAATCAACAGGGTTTATAAACCTCGATGGGCTATAACAGAGCCACTAACTTTCATAAATTATGCTGCTTATTCACCCGAAAAAATCTGAATCAGAACAAGCAGCATTCGATACTATTGCTTTATATATAAAACATATAAGCGTCAGATTCGCCAAAGTTGTCTGAATGATTGGCGAGGTCTTCGATTGTCGTATTATCGAGTACGTCTTTGACCGCGTCCCTGATTCGTGTCCAGAGCTCACGCTTGGCTGGTTCCTCGTCCTCTATCCCTTCAACAATGCTGATTGGGCCTTCCAGGACTCGGATGATGTCCCCGGCCGAGATGGTTGACGGTTCAGAACTGAGAATGTAGCCGCCATAAGCTCCCCTGATACTTTTCACCAGGCCGGCGTTCCTTAGCGGCGCAACCAATTGCTCCAGGTAATGCTCTGATAAATCATTTGTTTGCGCAATGGATTTTAGAGATATTGGGCCCTCTCCATATTTTTTGGCCAGCTCGATCATGATTGTCAGTCCATAGCGCCCTTTCGTTGATATTTTCATAATGCACCTCTATTCAAATTTTTCTTAAAGGTTAGTTATTTTTTCAGATATATTCATAATGCCCCATATGGCATTCTCTCACTATAAATACTACCAAAAATCCTCAGTCAATAGGTAGGCTTTTGCAATTATAGCACAAATTGCGTGGACCATGCGCAAGTCCCTCGTTCGTGTTATTGTATATATACGAAATATGCGTTATTGGAGCGATGAGCATGAATCTTAAACCTCTTGCTTTCAGAATGCGGCCGCGAACGATTGAGGAAGTGATTGGCCAGTCGCATCTTGTAGCTGAAGGAAAAATTATCAATCGAATGGTCAAAGCAAGGCAATTGTCTTCGATGATTCTTTATGGACCGCCTGGAATCGGAAAAACCTCCATTGCCAGCGCTATTGCAGGAAGCACGAATTTTGCGTTCAGGACTCTGAACGCTGTTACCAATAATAAAAAAGATATGGAAGT
This window of the Mesobacillus jeotgali genome carries:
- the mnmA gene encoding tRNA 2-thiouridine(34) synthase MnmA — encoded protein: MEKSPKDTRVVVGMSGGVDSSVAALILKEQGYDVIGIFMKNWDDTDENGVCTATEDYEDVIRVCNQIGIPYYAVNFEKQYWDKVFTYFLDEYKAGRTPNPDVMCNKEIKFKAFLEHAMNLGADYLATGHYARVEDRDGERKMLRGLDENKDQTYFLNQLSQDQIEKVLFPIGNLEKSRVRELAKEANLATATKKDSTGICFIGERNFKEFLGNYLPAQPGNMETMNGEVKGKHDGLMYYTIGQRQGLGIGGSGEPWFVVGKDLVRNVLLVEQGFHNELLYSDSITAVNVSFVSDKEKPKTFECTAKFRYRQPDNAVTVELQDDGTARVLFKESIRAVTPGQAVVFYDGEECLGGGTIDEIFKNGDKLTYVG
- a CDS encoding cysteine desulfurase family protein; amino-acid sequence: MERIYLDHAATTPMHPEVLAEMVKVMEAEFGNPSSIHHFGREARKILDNTRDVLAKSIGTKGNNIIFTSGGTEADNLAIIGYAENNRTKGQHIITTQIEHHAVLHSCEELERRGFEVTYLPVDEHGQISMESFEEALRDDTILVTIMYGNNEIGTIQPIQEIGEKLSGHQAVFHTDAVQAYGIEKLDVDELKIDLLSVSAHKINGPKGIGFLFIRDGIKLARQLFGGEQERKRRAGTENVAAIAGFRKAVQLSQQELETKRSFYNDLRNLFIDKLQISGISFQLNGLLDKSLPHILNLSFPGTNVEAMLVNLDLSGIAASSGSACTAGSIDPSHVLVAMFGKEDDKLTNSIRFSFGLHNTREQIEKAAEDTAKIVRRLAKNSQV
- the cymR gene encoding cysteine metabolism transcriptional regulator CymR → MKISTKGRYGLTIMIELAKKYGEGPISLKSIAQTNDLSEHYLEQLVAPLRNAGLVKSIRGAYGGYILSSEPSTISAGDIIRVLEGPISIVEGIEDEEPAKRELWTRIRDAVKDVLDNTTIEDLANHSDNFGESDAYMFYI
- a CDS encoding tetratricopeptide repeat protein, with the protein product MDKNQTGIQYMKEGKWEEAAKAFTEAIDAQPGDPVAYINFGNVLTAVGDTERAMNFYDKAISLDENATAAYYSKGSVYYDNQNFEDARKMFELAMKKGLDNGDNFFMLGMTLVHMGSNKLALPYLQRSTELLENDGEAHFQYGLCLAREGFIDEAINAFDLAISMDPQHADALYNLGVAYGYKENGEKALEMFNRALEIQPDHLLAGHGKKLIEGQDIIN